The sequence AGTCGCGTCCGCAATGGCTTTGTAGATGTTCAACCCAGCTTTCGATTTAGCATTGTCTAACTTATAAGCCGAAGGTGCGTCGAGGACCGTATAGCGTTCTTTATCTTTTCTGACTGATTTGGCCAGCTCGAACGGCACCCCACCAATAATGAAACAGGTTTTGCGGTGATCTTCCGGCACTTGTTTGGCTTTGGCCGTTACTTCCGTCGTTACTGTCTCATCGCTGGTCCCATTCTGAAAATATTTGGCTCCGTAGGTTTCCAGCGCTTTAGTCGAGCTACCTTCTTTCCAGGAAATTTTGGTATTACCAGAGCCAATATCGACAACGAATGAATTGTTGTAATAATCAGCGGGAAGGACCGACTTAAGTCCCAGTGAACCTTCCTGTTCAGGTGTAACGGTGTTTACAAAGTAATTCAGCGATTTCAGCGCTTTGATGATCTTCTGGGTTCCCTCGGCTTTTACTGCTCCTGAACTTACCACAAAATGGATGTCGCGTCCACTCACCCCAAAATCGAGCATTTTGCCGATGTAGCTTTTTAAACCCGACCGGATATCATCGTCCGAAGCCATGTTTTCGATGACCAGACTATTCCCGAATTCCGCTTTTTCGAGCTTCCAGTTTTTCTGATCATCGACCCGGATAATAAATGAGTTGAATCCACTGGCACCTAGCTCCACAACACCTTTGAGTTTACCACCGTTGGGAGCAGGGGGCGTATAGGTAAATGACCGACCTGAGCCAGCACTCGTTGCCTCGCCTGATGAAGCCGAGTTATTATCTGAAGCCGATGACTCGTCGGCCGAAGTAGACGATCCCTGCTCGTCCGATTTGGGGAGCGTAGCGGATTCTTCTGATTGTTTCGGCGCAATTTTGCGCAGCGCTTCACTACCACCGAAATACCGGAACCCGAAGAAAATAGCGGCCAGAATCAGGGCCGTGATGAGCAGCCGACCGGCCACAGTTAAACGTTGCATATGTTGAAAGGATGAAAGAGTGAACGAATAAACGAGTGAAAGATTGGAGGAGCAACTAAATGGCTCATTCGCTCTTTCACTCCTACATGATTAATCGAGCAGATTCCGATATCCGGCGTCTTTCTGCGGATTGGGGCCTAAATTAAGGGGTTGAGCGGGTGCATCGAGTTGCACCATTTTAAATTCACCTTTATTGTAAGCTTCCAGCAGGGCTTCTCCTTTATCGGAGAGAATCCCGTTCTGAATGTCTACACCATTGATGAAGTCCATCGAGAGGTCCATCGCCCGCTTCATTTCGCCAAGTTTCATACTCATATCGTCCTGAATATATTCCATTGACTGGTCGAAGTAAAACTTCTTGTCCGGATCGCCTTTAAAGATACTAACGGCCGTTTTAAGTGCGTTTGAACTATCTTTAACAATCTGGTATTCAGTCTCTTTGAGACGAACTTTGATTTCAGTCTCCTTGATAATATAATCGGCGCTCTGGTTTACTTTTTCCATGAAGGCCAGCACGTTTTTCATATTCCGCTGAAGTGGCAGCAGCTTTTCGTTCATTTCCTGCAAACCAGCGCCCTCGATGGTGGCCAATTGAGCCGTTTCGCGCATACCAGGCTTGTCGCTTAAGGAGTTCGCTTTATTGGCTTCGGCAAATTTCTGTTTAATGGTCTCATTGTTTTCACCGATTTTCTTGTTCAGTTTAACCAGTTGCCCCGCCAGAATATTAATTTGCCCCTGCATTTTCTCCCGTTTGTCTTTCAAATCCTGAATGTAGATTTTCATGATCGCAATGGGATTCAGTTGAATGACTGTACCAGTCAGGCTGCGCATGAGTGTTTTGAACAGAAAGAAAACCGCAGTCCGAACATCTTTACTGGTGAACAGGAAAATCAGGACGCCCAGGGCACCGAGCAGGAGCGCCAGTTCAAGCACATTTGAGGTAGCTCTGATTAGAAATTCAATGATTCGGTTGAAATAAACGAGCCCGAAACCGGCAATACCGGCCAGGGTAATCATGCCCAGAATGCCTTCGGGGCGGCTCCAGAACGAACGCTTTTCCACGTCCGTATTACCACCAAGTTGCGAAAAATCAGGAGTAGCCATTGTTTAGTGTTTTCTGTTTAAGGTCATTCAGTCTTCAATGAATAGCTCAGTTTACATCAACTGAAAAGGTCGTCACTGGAAACTGAAAACTTACTTTAAATACTGAGTTATTTTGGTAATGTCGTTTTTGATTTGTTCCGTGTAATGCGAGAATGTCACTTCGTAGTTCTGCCGGTTCTGCGTGATTTTACCACTTTGATCCGTTATTTCGCCACCGATAGCCGTAAGCCGATCGGTGTTGGCGCTGATCTTCTGTTGAATCTCTACCAGCTGTTTGGCCAGTGCTTCATTTTCGGTTTGCAGGCGTTTCTGCTCATTCTGCAAACCACCAACCCGATCAGCGAGGGCAGCGTCGACACTTTTTGCGAAGGCATCCCGGTCGTTAT comes from Spirosoma aureum and encodes:
- a CDS encoding acetate and sugar kinases/Hsc70/actin family protein, producing MQRLTVAGRLLITALILAAIFFGFRYFGGSEALRKIAPKQSEESATLPKSDEQGSSTSADESSASDNNSASSGEATSAGSGRSFTYTPPAPNGGKLKGVVELGASGFNSFIIRVDDQKNWKLEKAEFGNSLVIENMASDDDIRSGLKSYIGKMLDFGVSGRDIHFVVSSGAVKAEGTQKIIKALKSLNYFVNTVTPEQEGSLGLKSVLPADYYNNSFVVDIGSGNTKISWKEGSSTKALETYGAKYFQNGTSDETVTTEVTAKAKQVPEDHRKTCFIIGGVPFELAKSVRKDKERYTVLDAPSAYKLDNAKSKAGLNIYKAIADATGCNQFVFDWDSNFTIGFLLNMPN